One Glycine max cultivar Williams 82 chromosome 4, Glycine_max_v4.0, whole genome shotgun sequence DNA segment encodes these proteins:
- the LOC100776907 gene encoding signal peptide peptidase-like 2 isoform X1, with protein sequence MFHAFVSLIARGWKLFEHSDDAGNAAAATGRECKDGLLWFHDIGKFAAGDSSMVVVQANQVLEDQSQIESGGFSTFIGIYDGHGGPDCSCYVCDNLFRNLQELYKMVCEPDETDLNICIPAVMLPLDAGTRLEKMLATTSSVSVQLYSPLRPAVDVAEVFLWMMAVLTILCASYWSAWTTREAAIEHDKLLKDASDELPNTKYASVSGVVNMNVKATVLFVVFASCFLFMLYKLMSSWFIDVLVVLFCIGGIEGLQTCLVALLSRWFKHAGESYIKFIATNPLPGLVKIYLE encoded by the exons ATGTTCCATGCATTCGTGAGCCTTATCGCACGCGGTTGGAAGCTGTTCGAGCACAGTGATGACGCCGGTAATGCCGCCGCCGCCACCGGAAGAGAATGCAAGGATGGCCTCCTCTGGTTCCACGACATCGGAAAGTTCGCTGCCGGCGATTCCTCCATGGTCGTCGTCCAGGCCAACCAGGTCCTCGAGGACCAGAGCCAGATCGAGTCCGGCGGCTTCAGCACCTTCATCGGCATCTACGACGGCCACGGCGGCCCCGATTGCTCCTGCTATGTCTGTGATAACTTGTTCCGCAATCTCCAAG AACTGTACAAGATGGTTTGCGAACCTGATGAAACTGATTTGAACATATGCATACCTGCTGTCATGCTTCCACTAGATGCAGGTACAAGACTGGAAAAAATGTTGGCAACTACTTCATCTG TGTCTGTGCAGCTGTACTCGCCACTTCGACCAGCTGTTGACGTAGCAGAAGTATTTCTTTGGATGATGGCAGTTCTTACCATATTGTGTGCATCATATTGGTCAGCTTGGACGACCCGAGAAGCAGCTATTGAACATGATAAGTTGCTAAAG gATGCTTCAGATGAACTCCCAAACACTAAATATGCTAGTGTTAGTGGAGTTGTAAATATGAATGTGAAAGCTACAGTCCTTTTTGTTGTATTTGCTTCGTGTTTCCTGTTTATGCTTTACAAACTGATGTCGTCGTGGTTCATTGATGTTTTGGTTGTTCTCTTCTGTATTGGTGGTATTGAG GGCTTGCAAACATGCTTGGTTGCTCTTTTGTCCAG GTGGTTCAAGCATGCTGGAGAGTCATACATCAAA TTTATCGCAACGAATCCTTTGCCTGGATTGGTCAAGATATACTT GGAATAG
- the LOC121172694 gene encoding CO(2)-response secreted protease: MTRKPDIAAPGVDIIAAWIANDTSEVWKGRKPSLYNIISGTSMATPHVSGLACSVKTQNPTWSASAIKSAIMTSAIQNDNLKAPITTDSGSIATPYDYGAGTITTSEPLQPGQLVYETNTVDYLNYLCYIGLNSTTIKVISGTAPDNFHCPKDSSSDLISSINYTSIAVNFTGKANVVVSRTITNVGEEDETVYFPVVEAPSEVIVTRFPYNLQFTRSIKK; encoded by the exons ATGACTAGAAAG CCTGATATTGCCGCACCGGGAGTTGACATTATCGCTGCATGGATTGCAAATGACACATCAGAGGTTTGGAAAGGAAGAAAGCCCTCACTATACAACATAATCTCAGGGACTTCAATGGCTACTCCACATGTTTCAGGGCTTGCATGCAGTGTCAAAACACAAAACCCCACTTGGAGTGCCTCCGCAATCAAATCTGCCATCATGACTTCAG CAATTCAAAACGACAATTTGAAGGCTCCCATAACAACAGATTCAGGGTCGATAGCCACACCTTACGACTATGGAGCAGGGACAATTACAACATCTGAACCATTGCAACCAGGGCAACTAGTTTACGAAACCAATACCGTTGACTACTTGAACTACTTGTGTTACATTGGACTTAACTCAACCACGATAAAGGTCATCTCTGGAACTGCTCCTGACAATTTCCATTGCCCCAAGGATTCGAGCTCTGATCTCATATCCAGCATCAATTACACTTCCATAGCAGTAAACTTCACTGGCAAAGCAAACGTGGTCGTGAGTAGAACCATCACAAACGTTGGCGAAGAAGATGAAACCGTGTACTTCCCTGTTGTTGAAGCTCCTAGTGAAGTAATTGTCACACGATTTCCATACAATCTTCAGTTTACgagaagtattaaaaaataa
- the LOC100777438 gene encoding uncharacterized protein has protein sequence MEPVLDKLNAFAKSGQDFFDGLFRRRNPVEILKRLQREAFSDLMKLRERQDKVERVLSFYQSSKVGPFQETTTHVRGQVDFLGALLVLGNLDAVDKLGIRTGVDSRFIFETTMGDKATGAAEFVASHGGRREHCEEKPLSLAKLSFTANVNDWFSFVAMPIGARCRDVAIASNSFHQVGKGLTDFSYFGPPLLNLHNGTAFGITVRKSNVTASLAQIVTGLGMPPSSSITDNRSSTFGQLVYQFSRGSKLSILGLHHMPLSSKKLGRFGALTIPLLVSKQDEDEVSEAVPEVLPLIGTKTRVPAGSIALMAESELDDFTKIGGWVEMDKLNPKYLQLGVTISDVSEDSFGWGTSLSGRMIGNSANEAHFQAESYLKFNMGNNFCLKPGLVLGIDGKSKTAALVLRSNWSL, from the exons ATGGAGCCAGTGTTGGACAAACTCAACGCGTTTGCGAAATCCGGCCAGGATTTTTTCGACGGACTTTTCCGTCGCCGCAATCCG GTTGAAATCCTTAAACGGTTGCAGAGAGAAGCGTTCTCTGATCTCATGAAACTGAGAGAGCGTCAAGATAAGGTTGAGCGGGTGCTTTCTTTCTACCAGTCCTCGAAAGTGGGTCCCTTTCAAGAGACCACCACTCACGTGAGAGGACAAGTGGATTTCTTAGGTGCTTTGTTGGTGCTGGGTAACTTAGATGCTGTAGATAAGTTGGGAATCAGAACAGGGGTTGATTCGAGGTTCATTTTTGAAACAACCATGGGGGACAAGGCTACCGGTGCTGCTGAGTTTGTGGCCAGTCATGGAGGGAGGAGGGAACATTGTGAAGAAAAGCCTCTTTCTCTTGCCAAGCTTAGTTTTACAGCAAATGTCAATGATTGGTTCTCTTTCGTGGCTATGCCAATAGGTGCCCGGTGCAGAGATGTTGCTATTGCTTCTAATTCCTTTCATCAG GTTGGAAAAGGGCTTACAGATTTTTCCTATTTTGGGCCACCTCTTCTCAACCTGCACAATGGTACTGCTTTTGGCATAACTGTGAGAAAGTCAAATGTTACTGCTTCATTGGCTCAAATTGTAACTGGTCTGGGTATGCCACCTAGTTCTAGTATAACAGATAATAGATCTAGCACTTTTGGGCAGCTTGTGTATCAATTTTCTAGAGGATCAAAACTGTCTATTCTGGGTCTTCACCATATGCCTTTATCATCAAAGAAACTTGGAAGATTTGGAGCTCTTACAATTCCACTACTCGTGTCCAAGcaagatgaagatgaagtttCTGAGGCAGTACCTGAAGTATTGCCATTAATAGGAACAAAGACACGTGTGCCAGCTGGTTCTATTGCTTTAATGGCAGAGTCTGAACTTGATGATTTTACAAAGATTGGAGGTTGGGTCGAGATGGACAAATTAAATCCCAAATATTTACAATTGGGTGTAACCATATCTGATGTGTCTGAAGATTCATTTGGTTGGGGAACGAGTCTCAGTGGGAGGATGATTGGAAATTCGGCAAATGAGGCTCATTTTCAGGCTGAATCGTATCTAAAATTTAACATGggtaataatttttgtttgaagcCAGGTCTTGTATTGGGAATAGATGGGAAATCGAAAACAGCTGCCTTAGTGCTTCGATCTAACTGGTCACTGTGA
- the LOC100776907 gene encoding signal peptide peptidase-like 2 isoform X2: MFHAFVSLIARGWKLFEHSDDAGNAAAATGRECKDGLLWFHDIGKFAAGDSSMVVVQANQVLEDQSQIESGGFSTFIGIYDGHGGPDCSCYVCDNLFRNLQELYKMVCEPDETDLNICIPAVMLPLDAGTRLEKMLATTSSVSVQLYSPLRPAVDVAEVFLWMMAVLTILCASYWSAWTTREAAIEHDKLLKDASDELPNTKYASVSGVVNMNVKATVLFVVFASCFLFMLYKLMSSWFIDVLVVLFCIGGIEGLQTCLVALLSRIRML, from the exons ATGTTCCATGCATTCGTGAGCCTTATCGCACGCGGTTGGAAGCTGTTCGAGCACAGTGATGACGCCGGTAATGCCGCCGCCGCCACCGGAAGAGAATGCAAGGATGGCCTCCTCTGGTTCCACGACATCGGAAAGTTCGCTGCCGGCGATTCCTCCATGGTCGTCGTCCAGGCCAACCAGGTCCTCGAGGACCAGAGCCAGATCGAGTCCGGCGGCTTCAGCACCTTCATCGGCATCTACGACGGCCACGGCGGCCCCGATTGCTCCTGCTATGTCTGTGATAACTTGTTCCGCAATCTCCAAG AACTGTACAAGATGGTTTGCGAACCTGATGAAACTGATTTGAACATATGCATACCTGCTGTCATGCTTCCACTAGATGCAGGTACAAGACTGGAAAAAATGTTGGCAACTACTTCATCTG TGTCTGTGCAGCTGTACTCGCCACTTCGACCAGCTGTTGACGTAGCAGAAGTATTTCTTTGGATGATGGCAGTTCTTACCATATTGTGTGCATCATATTGGTCAGCTTGGACGACCCGAGAAGCAGCTATTGAACATGATAAGTTGCTAAAG gATGCTTCAGATGAACTCCCAAACACTAAATATGCTAGTGTTAGTGGAGTTGTAAATATGAATGTGAAAGCTACAGTCCTTTTTGTTGTATTTGCTTCGTGTTTCCTGTTTATGCTTTACAAACTGATGTCGTCGTGGTTCATTGATGTTTTGGTTGTTCTCTTCTGTATTGGTGGTATTGAG GGCTTGCAAACATGCTTGGTTGCTCTTTTGTCCAG GATCAGGATGCTTTAA
- the LOC100781173 gene encoding CO(2)-response secreted protease — MKGNNTLLLPLFYTLLLFLGVSAGNGSNDDTNRKEVYIVYMGAADSTNAYLRNDHVQILNSVLKRNENAIVRNYKHGFSGFAARLSKEEANSISQKPGVVSVFPDPILKLHTTRSWDFLKSQTRVNIDTKPNTESSSSSSSDVILGILDTGIWPEAASFSDEGFGPVPSRWKGTCMTSKDFNSSNCNRKLIGARFYPDPDGKNDDNDKTPRDSNGHGTHVASTAVCVAVSNASFYGLATGTAKGGSPESRLAVYKVCYRNGCRGSAILAAFDDAIADGVDVLSLSLGVLPLSRPKLTSDTIAIGAFHAVQRGILVVCAAGNAGPLKYSVVNDAPWILTVAASTIDRDLQSNVVLGTNHVVKGRAINFSPLSNSPEYPMVYGESAKAKRANLGTARKCHPNSLDRNKVKGKIVICDGKKDPKYITMEKINIVKAAGGIGLAHITDQDGSVAFNYVDFPATEISSKDGVALLQYINSTSNPVGTILATVTVPDYKPAPVVGFFSSRGPSTLSSNILKPDIAAPGVNILAAWIGDDTSEVPKGRKPSLYNIISGTSMATPHVSGLVCSVKTQNPSWSASAIKSAIMTSAIQNDNLKAPITTDSGSIATPYDYGAGEITTSKPLQPGLVYETNTVDYLNYLCYTGHNLTTVKVISGTVPDNFNCPKDSTSDLISNINYPSIAVNFTGKANVVVSRTVTNVAEEDETVYSAVVEAPKGVFVKVTPNKLQFTKSSKKLSYQVIFAPKASLRKDLFGSITWSNGKYIVRSPFVLTK, encoded by the exons atgaaaggaAATAATACACTTTTGTTGCCTTTATTCTACACTCTCTTGCTGTTTCTTGGAGTGTCAGCAGGGAATGGAAGTAACGATGACACTAACCGTAAAGAAGTTTATATCGTCTATATGGGAGCCGCGGATTCAACAAATGCTTATCTTCGGAATGACCACGTTCAGATTCTGAATTCAGTGCTAAAAAG AAATGAGAATGCCATAGTACGGAACTACAAGCATGGTTTCTCAGGATTCGCAGCTCGTCTATCGAAAGAGGAGGCAAACTCAATTTCTCAGAAACCTGGTGTGGTGTCTGTTTTCCCTGACCCCATTCTGAAGCTCCACACAACACGTTCCTGGGATTTCCTCAAAAGCCAAACTCGTGTCAATATTGACACCAAACCAAATACGGAGTCcagttcttcttcctcctcagaCGTCATTCTTGGCATCTTAGACACAG GTATATGGCCAGAGGCGGCGAGTTTTAGCGACGAGGGTTTTGGTCCTGTTCCATCCCGGTGGAAAGGCACCTGCATGACATCAAAAGACTTCAATTCCTCTAATTGTAACAG GAAGCTAATTGGCGCAAGGTTTTACCCTGACCCTGATGGGAAGAATGATGACAATGACAAAACGCCAAGGGATTCGAACGGACATGGGACCCACGTGGCGTCAACGGCGGTGTGTGTGGCTGTGAGCAACGCATCGTTCTATGGTCTAGCCACGGGGACCGCGAAGGGTGGGTCCCCCGAGTCAAGATTGGCAGTTTACAAAGTGTGTTATAGGAATGGGTGTCGTGGATCAGCCATCCTGGCGGCGTTTGATGATGCCATTGCCGACGGAGTGGATGTGTTGTCGCTATCGCTGGGCGTATTACCTCTTTCCCGACCAAAGTTGACATCCGACACGATTGCTATTGGAGCATTCCACGCCGTGCAGCGCGGCATCTTGGTGGTCTGCGCCGCTGGGAATGCCGGACCTCTCAAGTACTCAGTTGTAAACGATGCACCTTGGATTTTAACCGTTGCAGCTTCCACCATCGATCGGGATCTTCAGTCCAACGTCGTCTTGGGTACTAACCACGTCGTCAAG GGCAGAGCCATTAATTTCTCCCCTCTTTCAAATTCTCCCGAGTATCCAATGGTATATGGTGAGTCTGCCAAGGCAAAAAGAGCCAACTTAGGTACAGCAAG AAAATGCCACCCAAATTCATTAGATAGAAATAAAGTCAAAGGGAAGATTGTGATTTGCGATGGCAAAAAGGATCCGAAATATATAACTATGGAAAAAATTAACATAGTGAAAGCGGCAGGAGGAATTGGTCTGGCTCATATTACTGATCAAGATGGATCAGTAGCATTTAATTATGTGGACTTCCCGGCAACAGAGATAAGTTCAAAAGATGGCGTCGCACTCCTGCAGTATATCAATTCAACCAG caATCCAGTGGGAACAATACTAGCTACAGTTACAGTTCCTGATTATAAGCCTGCTCCCGTGGTGGGTTTCTTTTCATCAAGAGGGCCTTCAACGCTTTCAAGCAATATTCTCAAG CCTGATATTGCCGCACCGGGAGTGAACATTCTCGCTGCATGGATAGGAGATGACACATCAGAGGTTCCAAAAGGAAGAAAGCCCTCACTATACAACATAATCTCAGGAACTTCCATGGCTACTCCACATGTTTCAGGGCTTGTATGCAGTGTGAAAACACAGAACCCCTCTTGGAGTGCCTCTGCAATCAAATCTGCCATCATGACTTCTG CAATTCAAAATGACAACTTGAAGGCTCCCATAACAACGGATTCAGGGTCGATAGCCACACCCTATGACTATGGAGCAGGGGAAATTACAACATCTAAACCATTGCAACCAGGGCTAGTTTATGAAACTAACACCGTTGATTACTTGAACTATTTGTGTTACACTGGTCATAACCTAACCACGGTTAAGGTCATCTCCGGAACTGTCCCCGATAATTTCAATTGCCCCAAGGATTCCACCTCTGATCTCATATCCAACATCAACTACCCTTCCATAGCAGTAAACTTCACTGGCAAAGCAAACGTGGTCGTGAGCAGAACTGTCACAAACGTTGCCGAAGAAGATGAAACAGTGTACTCTGCCGTTGTCGAAGCTCCCAAAGGAGTATTTGTCAAAGTGACTCCAAATAAACTTCAGTTTACGAAAAGTAGTAAAAAATTAAGCTACCAAGTTATTTTCGCACCAAAGgcctccttgaggaaagatttgTTTGGATCTATCACTTGGAGTAACGGCAAATATATAGTTCGAAGTCCATTTGTATTAACTAAATAG
- the LOC113001473 gene encoding GDSL esterase/lipase EXL3 — MNVFILVIRSAEELGIKEYIAPYTSPALQPGDLLRGVNFASGGTGYDPLTAQLVSVIPLSEQLEQFKEYIGKLKGNFGEAKTNFILSKSLVLVVSSSNDIANTYFATGVRKLNYDVPNYTDMLVQQASSFVKELYGLGARRIGVFGAPPLGCLPFVRALFGGLRRLCSEEINMASKLFNSKLSSELHKLNQSLPQAKVVYIHIYDSLLNIIQNPTKYGFEVADKGCCGTGTVEAAFLCNMLDPTTCSDDSKYVFWDSYHPTQKTYQILVGEILNKYTSNFS; from the exons ATGAATGTCTTCATTTTGGTAATTCGATCAGCGGAAGAATTGGGAATCAAGGAATATATAGCACCATACACGAGTCCTGCTTTGCAGCCTGGTGATCTCCTCAGGGGAGTCAACTTCGCTTCTGGTGGCACGGGATATGATCCTTTGACCGCACAACTAGTG TCAGTCATACCGTTATCTGAGCAACTAGAGCAATTCAAAGAATACATAGGAAAGCTTAAAGGAAATTTTGGAGAAGCAAAAACCAACTTCATCTTGTCCAAAAGTTTAGTACTTGTGGTATCAAGCAGCAACGACATTGCCAATACTTATTTTGCAACTGGAGTAAGGAAACTGAATTATGATGTTCCCAATTACACTGATATGTTGGTGCAACAAGCCTCTTCTTTCGTTAAG gaaTTATATGGATTGGGGGCAAGGAGAATAGGAGTGTTTGGTGCACCTCCACTAGGATGTTTGCCATTCGTGCGAGCATTGTTTGGAGGTCTACGAAGACTGTGCTCCGAAGAAATAAACATGGCATCAAAATTGTTTAACTCTAAACTATCTTCAGAGCTGCACAAGCTAAACCAAAGTTTGCCTCAAGCCAAGGTGGTGTATATCCATATTTACGACTCTTTGCTCAATATCATCCAAAACCCAACCAAATATG GATTTGAAGTTGCTGACAAAGGATGCTGCGGCACAGGGACTGTAGAGGCGGCTTTTCTGTGTAATATGTTAGATCCAACAACCTGCTCAGATGATTCTAAATATGTGTTTTGGGACAGCTACCATCCCACACAGAAGACATACCAGATTCTTGTTGGTGAAATCCTCAACAAATATACAAGCAACTTCTCTTGA
- the LOC100820194 gene encoding CO(2)-response secreted protease isoform X2 — protein MKGNNTLLLHLFYTLLLFLGVSAGNGNNDDTNRKEVYIVYMGAADSTNVSLRNDHAQVLNLVLRRNENALVRNYKHGFSGFAARLSKEEAASIAHKPGVVSVFPDPILNLHTTRSWEFLKYQTHVKIDTKPNAVSNSSSSSDIILGVLDTGIWPEAASFSDEGMGPVPSRWKGTCMKSQDFNSSNCNRKLIGARFYTDPTGNDDDEGDNTPRDSVGHGTHVASTAVGATVTNASYYGLAAGSATGGSSESRLAVYRVCSNFGCRGSAILGAFDDAISDGVDVLSLSLGASPGFQPDLTTDPIALGAFHAVERGILVVCSAGNSGPSSSTVVNDAPWILTVAASTIDRDFQSDVVLGVDKTVKGRAINFSPLSNSAEYPMIYGESAKAASTSLAEARQCHPDSLDANKVKGKIVVCDGKNDGYSTSEKIGTVKEAGGIGLVHITDQNGAIASYYGDFPATVISSKDGVTILQYINSTSNPVATILPTATVLDYKPAPVVPNFSSRGPSSLSSNILKPDIAAPGVNILAAWIGNNADDVPKGRKPSLYNIISGTSMACPHVSGLASSVKTRNPTWSASAIKSAIMTSDYMV, from the exons GAGTGTCAGCAGGAAATGGAAATAACGATGACACTAACCGTAAAGAAGTTTATATCGTCTATATGGGAGCCGCGGATTCAACAAATGTTTCTCTTCGCAATGACCACGCTCAGGTTCTCAATTTAGTTCTAAGAAG GAATGAGAATGCCCTAGTACGGAACTACAAGCATGGTTTCTCAGGATTCGCAGCTCGTCTATCAAAGGAGGAGGCAGCCTCAATTGCTCACAAACCTGGTGTGGTGTCTGTTTTCCCTGACCCCATTCTGAATCTCCACACAACACGTTCCTGGGAATTCCTTAAATACCAAACCCACGTCAAAATCGACACCAAACCAAATGCTGTCTCCAATTCTTCTTCCTCGTCAGACATCATTCTTGGCGTCTTAGACACAG GTATATGGCCAGAGGCGGCGAGTTTTAGCGACGAGGGTATGGGTCCTGTTCCATCTCGTTGGAAGGGCACCTGCATGAAATCACAAGACTTCAATTCCTCCAATTGTAACAG GAAATTAATTGGCGCAAGATTTTACACCGACCCTACTGGAAACGATGACGACGAAGGGGACAACACGCCAAGGGATTCGGTGGGGCACGGGACCCACGTGGCATCGACGGCGGTGGGTGCCACCGTGACTAATGCATCGTACTATGGTCTGGCGGCGGGGAGCGCAACGGGTGGGTCCTCAGAATCAAGATTGGCAGTTTACAGAGTGTGTTCTAACTTTGGGTGTCGTGGGTCGGCCATTCTTGGGGCGTTTGACGATGCCATTTCGGATGGAGTGGATGTGTTGTCGCTGTCGCTGGGTGCATCTCCTGGGTTCCAACCCGATTTGACCACTGATCCAATTGCCCTCGGAGCATTCCACGCTGTGGAGCGAGGCATCCTGGTGGTCTGCTCTGCCGGCAATTCCGGACCCAGCTCCTCCACGGTTGTCAACGACGCACCTTGGATTTTAACTGTTGCAGCTTCCACTATCGATCGGGATTTTCAGTCCGACGTCGTCTTGGGTGTCGACAAAACCGTCAAG GGCAGAGCCATAAATTTCTCCCCTCTTTCAAATTCCGCCGAGTATCCAATGATATACGGTGAATCTGCTAAGGCGGCCAGTACCAGCTTAGCTGAAGCAAG ACAATGCCACCCAGATTCTTTAGATGCAAATAAAGTCAAAGGAAAGATTGTGGTCTGTGATGGAAAAAATGATGGATATTCAACTAGTGAAAAAATTGGTACGGTGAAAGAGGCAGGAGGAATAGGTCTGGTTCATATTACTGACCAAAATGGAGCAATAGCATCATATTATGGAGATTTCCCAGCAACCGTGATAAGCTCAAAAGATGGCGTCACAATCCTCCAGTATATCAATTCAACCAG caatccAGTGGCAACAATTCTACCAACAGCTACAGTTCTTGATTATAAGCCAGCGCCCGTGGTGCCAAACTTTTCATCAAGAGGGCCTTCATCGCTTTCAAGCAATATTCTCAAG cCTGATATTGCAGCACCAGGAGTGAACATTCTCGCTGCATGGATTGGAAATAACGCAGATGATGTTCCAAAAGGAAGAAAACCCTCACTATACAACATAATCTCAGGGACTTCCATGGCTTGCCCACATGTTTCAGGGCTTGCAAGCAGTGTCAAAACACGAAACCCCACTTGGAGTGCCTCTGCAATCAAATCTGCCATCATGACTTCAG ATTACATGGTGTGA
- the LOC100820194 gene encoding CO(2)-response secreted protease isoform X1: MKGNNTLLLHLFYTLLLFLGVSAGNGNNDDTNRKEVYIVYMGAADSTNVSLRNDHAQVLNLVLRRNENALVRNYKHGFSGFAARLSKEEAASIAHKPGVVSVFPDPILNLHTTRSWEFLKYQTHVKIDTKPNAVSNSSSSSDIILGVLDTGIWPEAASFSDEGMGPVPSRWKGTCMKSQDFNSSNCNRKLIGARFYTDPTGNDDDEGDNTPRDSVGHGTHVASTAVGATVTNASYYGLAAGSATGGSSESRLAVYRVCSNFGCRGSAILGAFDDAISDGVDVLSLSLGASPGFQPDLTTDPIALGAFHAVERGILVVCSAGNSGPSSSTVVNDAPWILTVAASTIDRDFQSDVVLGVDKTVKGRAINFSPLSNSAEYPMIYGESAKAASTSLAEARQCHPDSLDANKVKGKIVVCDGKNDGYSTSEKIGTVKEAGGIGLVHITDQNGAIASYYGDFPATVISSKDGVTILQYINSTSNPVATILPTATVLDYKPAPVVPNFSSRGPSSLSSNILKPDIAAPGVNILAAWIGNNADDVPKGRKPSLYNIISGTSMACPHVSGLASSVKTRNPTWSASAIKSAIMTSAIQINNLKAPITTDSGRVATPYDYGAGEMTTSESLQPGLVYETNTIDYLNYLCYIGLNITTVKVISRTVPANFSCPKDSSSDLISNINYPSIAVNFTGKAAVNVSRTVTNVGEEDETAYSPVVEAPSGVKVTVTPDKLQFTKSSKKLGYQVIFSSTLTSLKEDLFGSITWSNGKYMVRSPFVLTK; this comes from the exons GAGTGTCAGCAGGAAATGGAAATAACGATGACACTAACCGTAAAGAAGTTTATATCGTCTATATGGGAGCCGCGGATTCAACAAATGTTTCTCTTCGCAATGACCACGCTCAGGTTCTCAATTTAGTTCTAAGAAG GAATGAGAATGCCCTAGTACGGAACTACAAGCATGGTTTCTCAGGATTCGCAGCTCGTCTATCAAAGGAGGAGGCAGCCTCAATTGCTCACAAACCTGGTGTGGTGTCTGTTTTCCCTGACCCCATTCTGAATCTCCACACAACACGTTCCTGGGAATTCCTTAAATACCAAACCCACGTCAAAATCGACACCAAACCAAATGCTGTCTCCAATTCTTCTTCCTCGTCAGACATCATTCTTGGCGTCTTAGACACAG GTATATGGCCAGAGGCGGCGAGTTTTAGCGACGAGGGTATGGGTCCTGTTCCATCTCGTTGGAAGGGCACCTGCATGAAATCACAAGACTTCAATTCCTCCAATTGTAACAG GAAATTAATTGGCGCAAGATTTTACACCGACCCTACTGGAAACGATGACGACGAAGGGGACAACACGCCAAGGGATTCGGTGGGGCACGGGACCCACGTGGCATCGACGGCGGTGGGTGCCACCGTGACTAATGCATCGTACTATGGTCTGGCGGCGGGGAGCGCAACGGGTGGGTCCTCAGAATCAAGATTGGCAGTTTACAGAGTGTGTTCTAACTTTGGGTGTCGTGGGTCGGCCATTCTTGGGGCGTTTGACGATGCCATTTCGGATGGAGTGGATGTGTTGTCGCTGTCGCTGGGTGCATCTCCTGGGTTCCAACCCGATTTGACCACTGATCCAATTGCCCTCGGAGCATTCCACGCTGTGGAGCGAGGCATCCTGGTGGTCTGCTCTGCCGGCAATTCCGGACCCAGCTCCTCCACGGTTGTCAACGACGCACCTTGGATTTTAACTGTTGCAGCTTCCACTATCGATCGGGATTTTCAGTCCGACGTCGTCTTGGGTGTCGACAAAACCGTCAAG GGCAGAGCCATAAATTTCTCCCCTCTTTCAAATTCCGCCGAGTATCCAATGATATACGGTGAATCTGCTAAGGCGGCCAGTACCAGCTTAGCTGAAGCAAG ACAATGCCACCCAGATTCTTTAGATGCAAATAAAGTCAAAGGAAAGATTGTGGTCTGTGATGGAAAAAATGATGGATATTCAACTAGTGAAAAAATTGGTACGGTGAAAGAGGCAGGAGGAATAGGTCTGGTTCATATTACTGACCAAAATGGAGCAATAGCATCATATTATGGAGATTTCCCAGCAACCGTGATAAGCTCAAAAGATGGCGTCACAATCCTCCAGTATATCAATTCAACCAG caatccAGTGGCAACAATTCTACCAACAGCTACAGTTCTTGATTATAAGCCAGCGCCCGTGGTGCCAAACTTTTCATCAAGAGGGCCTTCATCGCTTTCAAGCAATATTCTCAAG cCTGATATTGCAGCACCAGGAGTGAACATTCTCGCTGCATGGATTGGAAATAACGCAGATGATGTTCCAAAAGGAAGAAAACCCTCACTATACAACATAATCTCAGGGACTTCCATGGCTTGCCCACATGTTTCAGGGCTTGCAAGCAGTGTCAAAACACGAAACCCCACTTGGAGTGCCTCTGCAATCAAATCTGCCATCATGACTTCAG CAATTCAAATTAACAACTTGAAGGCTCCCATAACAACGGATTCGGGAAGGGTAGCCACACCTTATGACTATGGAGCAGGGGAAATGACAACGTCTGAATCATTGCAACCAGGCCTAGTTTACGAAACCAACACCATTGACTACTTGAACTACTTGTGTTACATTGGACTTAACATAACCACGGTTAAAGTCATCTCCAGAACTGTCCCTGCTAATTTCAGTTGCCCTAAGGATTCAAGTTCTGATCTCATCTCCAACATCAACTACCCTTCCATAGCAGTAAACTTCACCGGCAAAGCAGCCGTGAACGTGAGTAGAACTGTCACAAACGTTGGTGAAGAAGATGAAACAGCGTACTCTCCCGTTGTGGAAGCTCCCAGTGGAGTAAAAGTCACAGTGACTCCAGATAAACTTCAGTTTACAAAGAGTAGTAAAAAACTTGGCTACCAAGTTATTTTTTCCTCAACTTTGACCTCTTTGAAGGAAGATCTGTTTGGATCTATTACTTGGAGTAACGGCAAATATATGGTTCGAAGTCCATTTGTATTAACTAAATAG